From the Pseudomonas sp. VD-NE ins genome, the window TAACCGAGGTGTTTTTCCGGGCCCATGGCGACCACCGGCCAATCGGCCTCGTAGCTGGCCGGGCCGGGTTCGGCGCGTAATTCGTAGGTAAAGCCGTCGCGCTCAAGGGCTTTCCACAGCTTGGCGGGTTCGACGGCAGTGATGGTTTGCGGCCAGGTGTTGCTGACCGGATCGGCGTGCAGTTGAAAAGTGGTGCCGGGGGCAACGTAGACCCAGGCATCGACATTCAATGCATCAGTGGGCGTAGTGAATTGTGGCGGCACGCGGCGATCCGGCCACGGCAACCAGCCGCGATTGACCAGCAGCCACAGGCCGGTGCGTTGATCCTGAAAGGGTTGCAGCAACTCGACGCCGACCTTGCCGTTACGCTGACGGTTATCCAGCAGCAAACTGTGCGCAGCATCGAACTGGCCGTGCAGGTGCACGCGGCGATACGCCGGATCGGCGCTGCTCAGCAACTCGCTGCTGGCCATCGGTTCAGCCGCACGACGTTCGGCGTAACTGGCGAGCAGGGCGGTTTTTTCTGCGCCCCGGCTCAGTTGCCAGAAGCCCAGCGACACCAGCAGCGGCAGCAACAAGGCCACGACCACGGTCGGAATCACGCCCGGACGAAAGCGCTTCATGGCTGCGCCACAAAGTCAGTCGTCGCGATCGCTATACTCAATTGCATCGCCTGTCCCCCGGAGTTCTTCCCATGCTCAAAACAGCCATCGTCCTGATGCTGATTGCCACGGTGATCAGCCTGTTCAGCGGCCTGTTTTTCCTGGTCAAGGACGACAGCAGCTCGAATCGCCTGGTCATCGCCTTGAGTGTTCGGGTGGCATTGGCCGCAGTCACCGTCGGCTTGATCGCCTGGGGCTTTTACAGCGGCCAACTGGTGTCGCATGCACCTTGGTAGCGTTGTCCGTCAGAGCACGTAAACGAAGATAAAGAGGCCAATCCACACCACGTCGACGAAGTGCCAATACCAGCTCGCCGCTTCGAAGCCGAACTGGTGCTCGTTGTCGAAGTGGCCCTTCATGATGCGCATCAGCATCACAAACAGAATGATCGTGCCGATGGTCACGTGGGCGCCGTGGAAACCGGTGAGCATGAAGAACGTCGCGCCATAAATGCCCGAACCGAGGGTCAGCCCCAGTTCGTGGTAGGCGTGCATGTATTCCTCAGCCTGGAAGCCGAGAAATGCGCAGCCGAGCAGTACGGTGATCGCCAGCCAGATTTTCAGTGCGCCGCGATGGCCCTTCTTCAAGGCATGGTGGGCGATGGTGATGGTCACGCTGGAGCTGACCAGCAGAATCGTGTTGATCAGCGGCAGGCCCCACGGGCTGATGACTTCCTTTGGTGGCGGGAACAGTTTCGGATCCGGCGTGTGCAGCAGCGGCCAGGTGAACTGGAAGTTCGGCCACAGCATGTGCGCGATGCCTTTGGTGCCTTCACCGCCGAGTGCTGGCCCGGAGACGTGGCGCACATAAAACAGCGCACCGAAGAAGGCGATGAAGAACATCACTTCGGAGAAGATGAACCAACTCATGCCCCAGCGGAACGAGCGATCCAGCTGCGGGCTGTAGAGTCCCGCGCGGCTTTCCTTGATCACCGCCCCGAACCAGCCGAACAGCATGTACGCCAGCAACAGGCCACCGACGAAAAAGATGTACGGGCCGTGGGATTCCGGGCGCGCTGCCTTCAGATCGTTAAACCAGGTGGCGAGGCCGTACACAGTGATGGCCATGCCGAAGGTCGCAATGATCGGCCATTTGCTTTGCGGCGGAACGTAATAATGCTCATGAGTTGCCATTTATTGTTCTCCTTATCGGGCACGCTCAACCGCCAGTGTTTACAGCCACCGGCGGATGTCGGGCGGTGATATCGAACAGCGTGTAGGACAGCGTCAGGTGCTTCACATCCTTGGGCATGTCGCGGTCAACAATGAAGCGCACCGGCATCTCGATCTGTTGACCGGGCTGCAGCACCTGCTGGGTAAAGCAAAAGCATTCGGTCTTGTGGAAATATGCCGCGGCGTTGCTCGGCGCGATGCTCGGCACGGCTTGCGCACTCATCGGTTTGTCGGTGGGGTTGCGCGCGATGAAGATCATCTCGTTGACCGCGCCGGGGTTGGCGGTGAGTTCGTCATGCTTGGGGTAGAAGTCCCATGGCATATCGGCGGTGTTGGTCGACAAAAACTGCACACGCACCTGGCGCGAAGTGTCGACGACCTGCTCGCCCTCGTACTGCCCGGCAGTCTTGCCGTTGATGCCGAAGGCTTTGCACATCACGTCGTAGATCGGCACCAGGGCAAAACCGAAAACAAACATCGCCAGCACCACGCCGAGCAGGCGGGTGACGAGTTTTTTCATCGAAATCGAGTCAGCCATGATTCATGCCTCTCATCAGATCCCTTGTGGGAGCGAGCCTGCTCGCGAAGCAGACAACTCGGTGCACCAGATGAACCGCGTCATCGCTCTTCGCGAGCAGGCTCGCTCCCACAGGGAAATCTGTGTTCATTTCACTTCCGGCGGTGTGGTGAAGGTGTGATACGGCGCCGGTGACGGCACGCTCCACTCCAGCCCTTCCGCACCATCCCAAGGCTTGGCCGGTGCAGGCTCGCCACCCCGAATCGTCTTGATCACGATGAACAGGAAAAAGATCTGCGTGGCGCCAAACATGAACGCGCCAATTGACGAAACCATGTTGAAGTCGGCGAACTGCAGGTTGTAGTCCGGAATCCGCCGAGGCATCCCCGCCAACCCCACGAAGTGCATCGGGAAGAAAGTCAGGTTCATGCCGACAAACGACAGCCAGAAATGCAACTTGCCGAGGGTTTCGTCGTACATGTGGCCGGTCCATTTCGGCAGCCAGTAATAAGTCGAGGCGAAGATCCCGAAGATCGCCCCCGGCACCAGCACGTAGTGGAAGTGCGCGACCACAAAATAGGTGTCCTGGTACTGGAAGTCCGCCGGCGCGATGGCCAGCATCAACCCGGAGAAACCGCCGATGGAGAACAGGATCACGAACGCCACGGCAAACAGCATCGGCGTTTCGAAGGTCAGCGAGCCTTGCCACATGGTGCTGGCCCAGTTGAACACCTTCACCCCGGTCGGCACCGCGATCAGCAGCGTCGCGTACATGAAGAACAGCTCGCCCACCAGCGGGATGCCGACCACGAACATGTGGTGCGCCCAGACAATGAACGACAGGAAGGCGATGCTCGCCGTCGCGTAGACCATCGAGGTGTAGCCGAACAGCGGCTTGCGCGAGAAGGTCGGGATGATCGAGCTGACGGCGCCGAAGGCCGGCAGGATCATGATGTACACCTCGGGATGGCCGAAGAACCAGAACACATGCTGGAACAGCACCGGGTCACCGCCACCGGCCGCACTGAAGAAACTGGTGCCGAAGTGGATGTCCATCAGCATCATCGTCACGCACCCGGCCAGTACCGGCATCACCGCGATCAGCAGAAACGCGGTGATCAGCCAGGTCCAGACGAACAGTGGCATTTTCATCAGCGTCATGCCGGGCGCGCGCAGATTGAGGATGGTCGCGATCACGTTGATCGCGCCCATGATCGAACTGATGCCCATCAAATGGATGGCGAAGATGAAGAAGGTCACGCTTTCCGGCGCGTAGGTCGTCGACAGCGGCGCATAGAACGTCCAGCCGAAGTTCGGCCCGCCACCGGGGGTGAACAGGGTCGAGACGAGGATGAGGAACGCCGCCGGCAACAGCCAGAAGCTGAAGTTGTTCATCCGGGGCAGGGCCATGTCCGGCGCGCCGATCATCAACGGGATCATCCAGTTGGCGAGGCCGACGAAGGCTGGCATCACCGCACCGAAGACCATCACCAGACCGTGCATGGTGGTCATCTGGTTGAAGAACGCCGGTTCGACGATCTGCAGCCCTGGCTGGAACAGTTCGGCGCGAATCACCATCGCGAACGTACCGCCAAGCAGGAACATGGAAAACGCAAACCACAGGTACAGCGTGCCGATGTCCTTGTGGTTGGTGGTCAGCACCCAGCGCATCAGGCCTTTGGCGGGGCCGTGGGCGTGGTCGGCATGACCGTGGTCATCGATGACAGCGCTCATGGCCGGTCTCCTTTACGTGAGTGGGTGGGGCAGGCCGGGGCGCGTTGCCCCGACCGGTTCACGAAGTACGCGATAGACCGGCTCATTTGCTTTCCGCCTGTTTCAGCTCCAGCACTTCTTTTGGCGTGACCATGTCGCCCTTGTTGTTGCCCCAGGCGTTACGTTCGTAGGTCACGACCGCTGCGATATCGACTTCCGACAGTTGCTTGCCGAACGCCGCCATGGCGGTGCCGGGCTTGCCGTGGAACACCAGGCTCAGGTGGCCTTCTTTCGGTCCGGTGGCGATTTTCGAGCCCTTGAGCGCCGGGAACATTGGCGGCAGGCCCTGACCTTCGGCCTGGTGACAGGCGACGCAGGTGGTGTGATAGATCTTGTCGCCACGTTCCTTGAGTTCGTCGAGGGTCCATTCCTTGCTGGTCAGCTCTTTAAGCTGCGCGGCTTCGGCTTTGCGATCGGCGAGCCACTTGTCGTAGTCGGCCTTCTCCTTGACCTCAACGACGATCGGCATGAAGCCGTGATCCTTGCCGCACAGTTCGGCGCACTGGCCACGGTAGATGCCGGGTTTGTCGATGCGCGTCCACGCCTCGTTGACGAAGCCCGGAATCGCATCGCGCTTGACCGCGAAGGCCGGCACCCACCACGAGTGGATAACGTCGGCGGAGGTCACGAGGAAGCGCACCTTCGCCCCGGTCGGCAGCACCAATGGCTTGTCGACCTCGAGCAAGTAGTGCTCGCCCTTGGTTTCCTTGTTGTGGATCTGCTCGGCGGGGGTGGCCAGGTTGCTGAAGAACTCGACGTCCTGGCCCAGGTATTTGTAGTGCCACTTCCACTGATAACCGGTGATCTGGATATCGATATCCGGCTCACTGGTGTCGTACATCTTGATCAGAGTGGCGGTCGCCGGTACGGCCATCGCCACCAGAATCAGGAACGGTACGACGGTCCAGAGAATTTCGACGGTGGTGCTTTCGTGGAATTTTGCGGCGACCTGCCCGGTAGAACGGCGGTGCACCATCATCGACCAGAACATGGCGCCGAAGACGATGATCCCGATCACCACACAGATCCAGAAAATGGTCATGTGCAGGTCGAATACTGCGTGACTGATTTCAGTCGCTCCAGGCGCCATATTCACAGTCCAGGCGGCGTGCGCCGGACTGAAAATCGACCACAACAGGAGGCCCATCCAGACGTGTGGATGTCGCATCATTGCGGGTTCCCCTTATCGTTCTTGTTATCCCGCCGGCTTTCGCCTGCGGCAAGGGAGCGGCTGCATCAGACTACGAACTTGAATCGCCGGGCCTTGCTGCGGGTGCAGTCGGGCGTCATCAGCTAACTCCATTCAATGGCGAGTATAGACAGCGACGGGAAATTGCAATGTGCACACGTAAATCAACTGAAACAGCTGGTACTTGCGTTCAAGGGCACGAATGGAGAAGGATGCAGACGAGTGGTGGCAAACCGATATAACGCAGGTGCATCAAGGATGAAATAATTATGACAAATGCGTCTTAGCATTTTTCGTAAGCCAGCTAAGTTATGTCTTCCCTATTTCATTGCCTTGTTTCCTGGAGTTTTCATGAACACCGCCGCATTGCGCGAGCAGATCCAAAAAGCCCGACAACACGAAAACGAAACCGGACGGCTGACCCGTCAGCTGGAAGAACAACTGCCTCACCTGCACCCGTCGATCCAATTGCCGGAGACGGACGCCAAGGCTGTATTGACGCGCTTTGTCGAAGCTTACATCGATGAAGTACCTGACCTGCTGGACGCAGCCAATGAAGTCGCCAGGGAAGCGGGAATCGAGTCACAGATCAAACCGGTGTTGAAAATTGCCGAGCAGTATTTCCTCCAGCCTCCGGTTGGCCTGGAACATCTGCTGGACGAAGCCTATCTGGCGCACCGCTTTGTCGAAGAGGTCAACGACCTGTACATCAAGCATTTCGGCCAGCCACTGATCCCCTTGGACATGACGGTCGCCAACCTGATTGCTCACCAGTTACTCGGTGAGAAATTTGCCAACGAACTGGATGAAGTCGTGCACCACGCGGTGGACAGCATGCTCGACGATGACAGCTTTGCACTGGAATCGGTGGAAGCCTACCGCGAAAAACTCAGCAGCCCGGACACCGGCGCCGCGTGGAAACGCTGGCCGTGCATGGGCCGTCGACTGGGTGTGGGACTGGAGCTGGATCAGCCCGCTGCCTGAGTTCACACCATCCAATGTAGGAGCTGCCGCAGGCTGCGATCTTTTGATCTTGATTTTAAAAACAGCATCAAAAGATCGCAGCCTGCGGCAGCTCCTACAGGGGGTGAGTTCAACCGGGAGATTTAGCCGGCCGCGCCGATCCCGGTGGTAGTGCGAATCCGTCCCTCAAGCCTGCGCTTCAACCCTCGCGACTCAATCAACAGCTTCGACCCTTTCGCCGCATTCGCCCGGCCCCACTCTTCCAGCAACTCCAGACACGAATGGTCGATGTAGCTCAGATTATTGAGCGGCACATGCACCGTCGTGCCCTGCGGAATGGTGCCCAACACTTGCGTCAGCGCCGGCACCTTGAGGAAGGTCGCCGCGCCGACCAGGCGCAACTCCATCTCACCATCCTGTGGCAGATCGATCAGGCTGATCTTCAATCGCGACGCCTTGAACGCCAGTTTCAACATCGTCAGACCGAAACCGATCAATACACCGGTCAGCAGGTCAGTGAAGATGATCGCTAGCGCCGTTGCCGCGTAGGTGAACATCGGCATCCGCCCATAGCGACCCAAACCTCGAAACGCTTTGAGATCGACCAGTTTGAAACCGGTGTACACCAGCACACCCGCCAGACTCGCCACCGGAATGCTTTGCAGCACACTCGACAGCAGCAACACGAACGCCAGCAGCCACAAACCATGGAAGATCGTCGAGTAACGCGTGGTCGCACCGGCCTGGACATTGGCCGAGCTGCGCACGATCACCCCGGTCATCGGCAGTGCCCCGAGCAGACCGCAGAGCATGTTGCCGACACCTTGCGCCGAGAGTTCACGGTCGAAGTCCGATCGCACGCCGCTGTGCATGCGATCCACCGCTGCGGCGGACAACAGGGTTTCGGCGCTGGCGATAAACGCCACCGCGAACGCCGCGATCAACAGCGTCGGGTCAGCCAGACTGAGCAAGTCCGCAGGCTTAAGCCAATCAATGGCTTCCGCCAGATTCGCCGGCACCTCGACGCGTTTCACCTGCAACGCCAGCAGCAGACTTGCGCCTGTTGCCAGACCGACACCGAGCAATGCACCGGGAACGAAGCGCAACGAATGTGGGCGGAATTTTTCCCACAGCCACATCACCGCAATCGTCGACAGTCCGAGCAGTCCGGCCTGCCAGCCGAACGACGGCAAGGCTTGCGCCACGGCTGCCGGGAACGCCGTGAGGTTATCCAGCCCTGAAGGCTTGGGCGACGCATCCAGCATCACATGTACCTGCGACAGCACGATCAACACGCCGATCCCCGCCAGCATGCCGTACACCACCGCTGGCGCTGTGACCCGAAACCAGCAACCAAGCTTCAAGCGCCCGGCCACCAATTGCAGAAACCCGGCGAGCAGCAGAATCGGCCCGAGCATCTCGATACCGTGCTGGCGCACCAGCTCGAACACCAACACCGCCAGACCCGCCGCCGGCCCGCTGACCTGCAACGGCGAACCCGCCAGCCAACCGACCACCAGACCGCCGATGATCCCGGTGATCAGACCTTTGGCCGGTGGCAACCCGGACGCAATCGCGATACCCATGCACAGCGGCAACGCGACCAGAAACACAACCACTGAAGCGAGCAACTCCCGTGGCAACACCGCTTTCAATTGAGCCGCACGCATGGCGATTCTCCCGAAGTTTTCTTCAGGCATGGCTTCGCCGAACCGCTGAAACAGCGGCCGGCGTCAAACCACACAGATTTTTAGGAAGATTTAGAAGCGCGCTTTGGGCGTCGCCACCGGAATCGGATGGCTACCGTCGAGCGGCAGGAAACGGCCCTGATCCGCGTCGTAAGCTTTGATTTCGCTGGTTTCGATGTCGTAGACCCAGCCATGGATGAACAAATGACCGTTCGCCATGCGCGAGGCTACCGAAGGATGGGTACGCAAGTGCTGCAATTGGGCGATGACGTTTTCCTCGGTGAGGATCGGCATGCTTTCTTTTTCGTCGGCGCAGTTACAGTTTTCATGCACCATGGTTTTCGCAACTTCAGCGTGGCGCAGCCAGGCTTTCACTGTCGGCATCTTTTCCAGGCTGTCCGGATTGAGCACTGCACGCATGGCGCCGCAATCGGAGTGGCCGCAGATAATGATGTGCTGCACGCCGAGCGCCAGTACCGCGTATTCGATTGCGGTGGAAACGCCGCCGTTCATCTGCCCGTACGGCGGCACAACGTTGCCGACGTTACGGGTCACGAACAGATCGCCGGGCGAGCTGTGGGTGATCAGCTCGGGGACGATGCGCGAGTCGGCGCAAGTGATGAACATCGCTTTGGGCGCCTGGGCCGTGGCGAGTTTTTTGAAGAGTTCTTCCTGCTGGGGAAAGACCTCATGATGAAAATGCAAAAAGCCGTCTACGATCTGTCGCAGCGCTGCATCGGCGGATTCCGCTTCAGGGGTTTGCGCCGACGCAGCCAACGGCTGTTTATCCTTGTCACTCATGATTCATCCTCTTTGGCGGATTAGGGGAGTCGTTCCCATGTATTCCGGTATGAAGCCAGTGGCTGTTTAAAACATCCGGGTCATCCCGACCCGTCAGTCACTCGATGAACAAGGTAGCCGCCGAAACTTAACTCAAACTGAATCAAACGCTCTAGGACGTGTGTTCCAGGTCACAAAAAACGTGACTGAGTGATTTCGGCGGAAGGATTCCAACCCCTCAACCATAGGCCAATTGTCGCTAAATCAACGACATCTGGCGACCCGGCGGACAGAAGGCAGTGCAATCGAGGTTGTAGCCTTCGCGATGATTCATGCCAAGACGCTTGATGGCTTTGGCAAAACGCTGCGCGAGCAGGTCGGCAAACACCCCTTCGCCGCGCATGCGCGCGCCGAAACGGCTGTCGTAGAGCTCGCCGCCACGGCTCTGGCGGATCAGGCTCAGCACATGCGCGGCGCGTTGCGGATAGTGCGCGGCGAGCCATTCTTCAAATAGCGGCGCCACTTCCAGCGGCAGGCGCAACATCATGTAGGCCGCGCTTTGTGCACCGGCGGCGTGGGCTTCGCAGAGCAGACTCTCGATTTCGCAGTCGTTGATCATCGGAATCATCGGCGAACACAGCACGCCGACCGGAATGCCGGCTTCGCGCATGACCCGAATGGCGCGCAATCGCGCTTTGGGTGCAGCGGCGCG encodes:
- a CDS encoding carbonic anhydrase, with product MSDKDKQPLAASAQTPEAESADAALRQIVDGFLHFHHEVFPQQEELFKKLATAQAPKAMFITCADSRIVPELITHSSPGDLFVTRNVGNVVPPYGQMNGGVSTAIEYAVLALGVQHIIICGHSDCGAMRAVLNPDSLEKMPTVKAWLRHAEVAKTMVHENCNCADEKESMPILTEENVIAQLQHLRTHPSVASRMANGHLFIHGWVYDIETSEIKAYDADQGRFLPLDGSHPIPVATPKARF
- the ctaD gene encoding cytochrome c oxidase subunit I translates to MSAVIDDHGHADHAHGPAKGLMRWVLTTNHKDIGTLYLWFAFSMFLLGGTFAMVIRAELFQPGLQIVEPAFFNQMTTMHGLVMVFGAVMPAFVGLANWMIPLMIGAPDMALPRMNNFSFWLLPAAFLILVSTLFTPGGGPNFGWTFYAPLSTTYAPESVTFFIFAIHLMGISSIMGAINVIATILNLRAPGMTLMKMPLFVWTWLITAFLLIAVMPVLAGCVTMMLMDIHFGTSFFSAAGGGDPVLFQHVFWFFGHPEVYIMILPAFGAVSSIIPTFSRKPLFGYTSMVYATASIAFLSFIVWAHHMFVVGIPLVGELFFMYATLLIAVPTGVKVFNWASTMWQGSLTFETPMLFAVAFVILFSIGGFSGLMLAIAPADFQYQDTYFVVAHFHYVLVPGAIFGIFASTYYWLPKWTGHMYDETLGKLHFWLSFVGMNLTFFPMHFVGLAGMPRRIPDYNLQFADFNMVSSIGAFMFGATQIFFLFIVIKTIRGGEPAPAKPWDGAEGLEWSVPSPAPYHTFTTPPEVK
- a CDS encoding SURF1 family protein; amino-acid sequence: MKRFRPGVIPTVVVALLLPLLVSLGFWQLSRGAEKTALLASYAERRAAEPMASSELLSSADPAYRRVHLHGQFDAAHSLLLDNRQRNGKVGVELLQPFQDQRTGLWLLVNRGWLPWPDRRVPPQFTTPTDALNVDAWVYVAPGTTFQLHADPVSNTWPQTITAVEPAKLWKALERDGFTYELRAEPGPASYEADWPVVAMGPEKHLGYAVQWFAMATALLGLYVYLGLHNAKENHHGNGHESTQHV
- a CDS encoding cytochrome c oxidase assembly protein, which translates into the protein MADSISMKKLVTRLLGVVLAMFVFGFALVPIYDVMCKAFGINGKTAGQYEGEQVVDTSRQVRVQFLSTNTADMPWDFYPKHDELTANPGAVNEMIFIARNPTDKPMSAQAVPSIAPSNAAAYFHKTECFCFTQQVLQPGQQIEMPVRFIVDRDMPKDVKHLTLSYTLFDITARHPPVAVNTGG
- a CDS encoding SulP family inorganic anion transporter, which encodes MRAAQLKAVLPRELLASVVVFLVALPLCMGIAIASGLPPAKGLITGIIGGLVVGWLAGSPLQVSGPAAGLAVLVFELVRQHGIEMLGPILLLAGFLQLVAGRLKLGCWFRVTAPAVVYGMLAGIGVLIVLSQVHVMLDASPKPSGLDNLTAFPAAVAQALPSFGWQAGLLGLSTIAVMWLWEKFRPHSLRFVPGALLGVGLATGASLLLALQVKRVEVPANLAEAIDWLKPADLLSLADPTLLIAAFAVAFIASAETLLSAAAVDRMHSGVRSDFDRELSAQGVGNMLCGLLGALPMTGVIVRSSANVQAGATTRYSTIFHGLWLLAFVLLLSSVLQSIPVASLAGVLVYTGFKLVDLKAFRGLGRYGRMPMFTYAATALAIIFTDLLTGVLIGFGLTMLKLAFKASRLKISLIDLPQDGEMELRLVGAATFLKVPALTQVLGTIPQGTTVHVPLNNLSYIDHSCLELLEEWGRANAAKGSKLLIESRGLKRRLEGRIRTTTGIGAAG
- a CDS encoding cytochrome c oxidase subunit 3, which translates into the protein MATHEHYYVPPQSKWPIIATFGMAITVYGLATWFNDLKAARPESHGPYIFFVGGLLLAYMLFGWFGAVIKESRAGLYSPQLDRSFRWGMSWFIFSEVMFFIAFFGALFYVRHVSGPALGGEGTKGIAHMLWPNFQFTWPLLHTPDPKLFPPPKEVISPWGLPLINTILLVSSSVTITIAHHALKKGHRGALKIWLAITVLLGCAFLGFQAEEYMHAYHELGLTLGSGIYGATFFMLTGFHGAHVTIGTIILFVMLMRIMKGHFDNEHQFGFEAASWYWHFVDVVWIGLFIFVYVL
- the coxB gene encoding cytochrome c oxidase subunit II: MMRHPHVWMGLLLWSIFSPAHAAWTVNMAPGATEISHAVFDLHMTIFWICVVIGIIVFGAMFWSMMVHRRSTGQVAAKFHESTTVEILWTVVPFLILVAMAVPATATLIKMYDTSEPDIDIQITGYQWKWHYKYLGQDVEFFSNLATPAEQIHNKETKGEHYLLEVDKPLVLPTGAKVRFLVTSADVIHSWWVPAFAVKRDAIPGFVNEAWTRIDKPGIYRGQCAELCGKDHGFMPIVVEVKEKADYDKWLADRKAEAAQLKELTSKEWTLDELKERGDKIYHTTCVACHQAEGQGLPPMFPALKGSKIATGPKEGHLSLVFHGKPGTAMAAFGKQLSEVDIAAVVTYERNAWGNNKGDMVTPKEVLELKQAESK
- a CDS encoding twin transmembrane helix small protein, whose protein sequence is MLKTAIVLMLIATVISLFSGLFFLVKDDSSSNRLVIALSVRVALAAVTVGLIAWGFYSGQLVSHAPW